Proteins encoded within one genomic window of Microbacterium sp. LKL04:
- a CDS encoding MFS transporter, which translates to MPRQGAIVAVLAIAGLASSFMFTLVVPIQSKLPELLNASREDTAWVVTATLLAAAVSTPIAGRLGDMYGKRRIVLVLLGLLIVGSVIAALSPSIGGIIVGRALQGAVTGVVPLGISIMRDVLHEDRVDAAIALMSATLGVGGAVGMPVSAIITETSDWHVLFWMAAGLGAVVFVLVATVVPASVLRTAGRFDFAGAVGLAIGLTGVLLAVSRGNEWGWASPATLALGLGGLAVLLVWGWFELRIREPLLDLRVAARPAVLLTNLASVAMGFSLFASNVSYPQMLELPASVGGFGLTLVQASFIVMPAGLVMMVLSPFSGRLARTIGPRVLLIMGASALILAYGYSLLWASEVWHLLVANLLIGVGIGFGYAGMPMLIMRSVPQHETGASNGLNALFRSLGTSIAAAVVGAVLAALSVDRGGVAVPTPAAFQLSFALGLGAAVIALGVALFIPQRRDPHEARPSMPR; encoded by the coding sequence ACGACAGGGCGCGATCGTCGCGGTCCTGGCGATCGCGGGTCTCGCGTCGTCGTTCATGTTCACGCTCGTCGTGCCGATCCAGTCGAAGCTCCCTGAGCTGCTGAACGCCAGTCGTGAGGACACCGCGTGGGTCGTGACGGCGACGCTCCTCGCGGCGGCGGTCTCGACGCCCATCGCGGGGCGTCTCGGCGACATGTACGGCAAGCGTCGCATCGTCCTGGTCCTGCTCGGACTCCTCATCGTGGGGTCGGTCATCGCCGCCCTCTCGCCCTCGATCGGAGGCATCATCGTCGGGCGAGCACTGCAGGGCGCCGTGACCGGGGTCGTCCCCCTCGGCATCTCGATCATGCGCGACGTGCTGCACGAGGACCGGGTGGATGCCGCGATCGCCCTGATGTCCGCGACGCTCGGCGTCGGTGGCGCCGTCGGCATGCCCGTCAGCGCGATCATCACCGAGACGAGCGACTGGCACGTCCTCTTCTGGATGGCCGCAGGGCTCGGTGCGGTCGTCTTCGTCCTCGTCGCCACCGTCGTGCCGGCGAGCGTCCTGCGGACGGCCGGACGATTCGACTTCGCGGGCGCCGTGGGCCTCGCCATCGGCCTCACCGGCGTCCTGCTCGCGGTGTCGCGCGGCAACGAGTGGGGCTGGGCTTCGCCTGCGACCCTCGCCCTCGGCCTCGGCGGACTCGCCGTTCTGCTCGTGTGGGGCTGGTTCGAGCTCCGCATCCGCGAGCCGCTCCTCGATCTGCGGGTCGCGGCCCGGCCCGCCGTGCTGCTCACGAACCTCGCCTCGGTGGCGATGGGCTTCTCTCTCTTCGCCTCGAACGTGTCGTATCCGCAGATGCTGGAGCTGCCGGCATCCGTCGGCGGTTTCGGTCTCACCCTCGTCCAGGCGAGCTTCATCGTCATGCCCGCCGGGCTCGTGATGATGGTGCTGTCGCCGTTCTCGGGTCGCCTCGCACGGACGATCGGTCCGCGGGTCCTGTTGATCATGGGAGCGAGCGCGCTCATCCTGGCGTACGGCTACTCGCTGCTGTGGGCGTCGGAAGTCTGGCACCTGCTGGTCGCGAACCTGCTCATCGGCGTGGGCATCGGCTTCGGCTACGCCGGCATGCCGATGCTCATCATGCGATCGGTGCCGCAGCATGAGACCGGAGCGTCGAACGGGCTGAACGCGCTGTTCCGCTCGCTCGGCACGTCGATCGCGGCCGCCGTCGTCGGCGCGGTGCTCGCTGCGCTCTCGGTCGACAGGGGCGGGGTTGCCGTTCCCACCCCGGCCGCGTTCCAGCTCTCGTTCGCCCTCGGACTCGGCGCCGCCGTGATCGCCCTGGGCGTCGCCCTGTTCATCCCGCAGCGCCGCGACCCGCACGAGGCGCGGCCCTCGATGCCCCGCTGA